From Falco naumanni isolate bFalNau1 chromosome 4, bFalNau1.pat, whole genome shotgun sequence:
CCAGATTCCTTTAGAATAAAGGTTTTTGTAGACAACTCCTCTGTCATAAGGCTGCAATGTTACATGGTGGGAACAACCGTATCTTCTGGATTTATGCCATTCGTTGGAAGTTTGGTTGGTTAAGGCCAAATACAGATTGAAACAGCAGTATGCACCCAGAACGAGCGTGAGAAGAATAACAAAACCAAGCATGAAGACAATCCTAGGAAAAGTCAAGAAAAGGtgctgcaaagaaagaaaataataacttAGTTAAAAGGCTGGAGCATTAAATTACGTGGAGGCAAGTGACCACTGTAACATGCTGGCTGAAGCACGCATCCATACGCACACCTAACTGTGGAGCCCCAGTGATAAAGTCACAGCCCTATGGACCATTCCTAATTGAATCTCTGAGTACGCCATGCAGATTTCCAGCAATTTGTTTTCTCGCAAGCCTTGATGGTATGTGGGAGTATTTTCTACGCCCATctatttctgaatgtttttatttcatattagagatctgcttgtttgttttttgttgttttttaaatttaaaagaatcatTAATGCAGATCATCTCAAAACAAACTGCCAAATGAAGAAGCTACAAGCTGGTACAACTTCAGGTTTTGCTGACATGATACCGTTTAAGCAGCtcttttctgaattaaaattccCATGCTGCAGAGTGCTAATGGTACTGTTCAAACATAAGCAAACATTCCCTGACCAAGATCCCTTTATAAAAGTCCACAGCTGAAACACCTGTTGTCTAGGCTGAGGAAAAGATAAAGCATTTACTACTTATTACCTCATTGCCATACTACAGAAAGGGACGAGGGGATCAAAATGCAAATGACTCAAGTACTAGACAGACTCAAAGTCACCCTTTGCTTGTATGTGAGAAAAAACATTCAAGTATCTAAATTCCAGGATAGCAGGGTCGTGTTTTATTGTCTCCATGAAGATACCTCAAGGATTGTCAATTGTTTCCTAAATGTTACTGCAGTAGATGGTCATTGGAATGATCTTTATGAATCTTTATGAACCAGATATGCTGAGTGAAAGCAGACTGGAAACAAAACTCCATGagaatggaatttaaaaaatcccatctttttaaagtattctgcAATGgcagttttctaaaattaataAGCTGTGTGGAGTTGGTAAAAAAATCCTGTAGTCTGTCCACATCCTGCCTGTGAGAACTGGTGGACTTAGAAGATCCCTGAAAGCAAACACTGGGAGAAACTTTTTATAAGCTAATAACCCAGCCAGCTTAAACTTACCTGAATGAGGAACAGAATCTCAACAGCATGCTCTTGTCCTTGGTCATCAATGTAACTCCCATACATCATATTTGACAGCAGCACCACTTGGATGAGAAACGCTGTTGTGATGCCTGCAATGGTTGCAGCCATGGCAGTCAGTGTGAAGAggtaaaggaagaaatactttgcATTGAAGGAGCCAATGCAGTTGTTGACCCACACACAGTGGTGATCAAAACGATGTACACACGTACTGCAGAAACCTGATGGGGAGCGAGTGGCAAGACAGTTCAGTTACTTATGTAATCAATTTGGTTTTTACACAGTTTAGGATagtttttcatctgaaaaaaactgagAGTTGTGGTCATGATTTAGCTGATAGCtttttaaggaaacatttaatttcaattgCACATCATAAAAAACCcaatactaaaaataaagacatgtaTCTGCAGCTCAAAGACTTTGGTTTCTCTGAAAGTACTGCCTGGCAAAGCATGTGAAAGGTACAGGTTGTAGCTCCCAGCATTTAGATGCTAACAGCAAattctgcaaaaacaaaaaaacccccacaaaatcCTGAACTCAGGTCTTGACAGgtgataattttttattaaacttctAGAGGCTCAAAAGCTTGCCTGTTCCTGACCCAACTGACACCCTCAGAACTGgtaatttctgtgaaaagaaatagcAGCAAAACAGTTTCATGGATGGGGAAAGGGCAGCTGTGATCTGAACCCCAGTAAAATGAACACAATCCTGTGTGCATCGAGTTAGGTAACAGAACAGATGTAGTGTGAACTGCAGTTATCGAGGGAGAATTAATTTGGGGAAGTATCAGTGTTATGCTTATCAAGGAAGTTAAGATTCTTACGGCAATGTTTTGATCTGGCTGGCTTCTCCATGTTGCACGTAGGACACACGAtgcctttctgaaataataCACCATCGTATGGATAAATCTTAACTAATGATGCATGATTCGATTTTGTTATTATACctgtgaaagaaacaagaaaaatagtaaatgtAACAGTGTTTGTAGCATTTTTTATGTTCCGTTTTCAAACAGCTATAGCTCACAATCAGCATGAGCTTACCAGGATTGGCCCGGGAGCAGAGAATGAAACAGCCCACgttcccagccagcagcaggtagggcagcagcaggaggaggaggtggaacTGCAGCTCCTCACAGTAAACAAAAACTTCCCATGTGTATTCCCCATACACTGCAGCTTGCAAGAGTATGTGCAGGACAACAAACAAAGAGCTTCTGTAACAGAAAGGGCACAGACTATCTAATACTCAGCATTCTGATTAACAGGTCAAGTACACTCAGAGGTGATCAGCAAAGACTTTCCAAATCAAGGAGACACCTCTTTTAGGTTTTCAGGCCAGCATGGATTGCATATTAATAGTGTTTTCTCCCTCCAATAgcttcttcttctcttcttcccacaTACACTCCTTTAAATATGCCAGCTAAATTCACTTCCATTATTGGCATGtcctttggattttttttcagtagagtCAAGTACAGTCTCATAATCACTTGGTGCTGACAAAACACGCCACAGCAATAGGCCACAAAACATTCTGCCAGAAGAcatttgctgtgtgctgctccgagagcaaataaaaccccagtaaaaggtaatttaaaaaaacccaaacctgtaAAAATATAAGCAGATGTTACGAAAAAAGCGTGGCAGGAGGTTAGCAATGGCAAACACTAGTTCCAGCCTGTCGGCACACTACAGCTTTGGCAAGGCATGTTGCAGAACCGTTTGGCACAGACGTTTGTTTGGGATGCATCATACTGAGCAACAgcttgcagcagcctggcaaATAGACGCTCACACAAGCCACGCATTAGGAAAGCAATGTTGACTTATGACAGCTCTCCGCATTATATATCACTTTGCTGGACTTTTATTATGAGTTTTCAATAACTAGTGATGTGTACTTTACTACAGCAGGAAGTCTGTTGCAGACAAGCTCTGCTCTACTGCTCTCTCCAACGCTATTTCTGTGTGCAATCCAGCAGGATCCTGCAGTCTCCTCCCAACAGCAGGGCTGCAACAAGGTACCCTCAAGCGCTACATCTCACTGGACTTCTGCATGAACTGAAAAATCTCTTGCTTGAATGAGGTGACGCAGTCAAAGGGTGCGTGTGGAGGATCAAAGTGCCTCCAGCGCACAGCGTAATCTAGCAATGACAACTACACCAGGCTCATCAGATAATTGCTCTGTTGCTGACTGCACATTTGACAGTGTAGCCACTCTCTCCTGGGCCATGTTACAGCAGAGAATCTGCACAGCAGGCAACAAAACAACTGCAGCACATGTTCAACAGCTGTAGATGTTACGCCCCTGAAGTGTCTGTCATATTGGAGTTGCTCCCCAGAGGAAAGGTATTTAAATAATTCCTGAAGCAGATCCTAAAGCACTGAAGTTTACAGCACACTACAAAATTCACCTTAATACAGCAGGCTGCACGTTGGCAGCTGCGCAGCTTCCGCTTGAGCCACCTGGACATCCAAGCTGCTGGACTAAGACTAATGGGATTTGAGGGAGAGGATGGGGATTGCTAGCTCTGTCTAAACTCAACCTGCAGCTGCCACGGAATCTGTTGTAATTCTCATGTGGATGCGGTCTCCCACCAGCGTGACCAACATCTGTTACACTGGAAGCTACTGAGCCACATTATCTTGATTTGTCAATATGTTCAAATGTTTCAGGGTACCATGTTCTACACAAtaagcaaagaacagaaagacaACAGTGTAGCAAGCCTTAAAGGGAATCTGTAATCCCTGACAAGCACCGCTAACGAGGATGGGTAGCTAAGGTTAATACTGAAAGCTCTGATGGTGCCAAGAGGTCACCAACAGTAACCGGAAATACtagtaaaaaataatgtcaaaagcataaaaaaaatcccaccagtGAATACCTTGTGTGGAAGAGCCTGTGAAGCACCCTCTGTGTCACACTCTGCAGCTGTGAGGGGATTACAAATGACAATAcctgaagcaaatgaaaacactgtGTTATCTATTGCTTCTGCCTTGTGGaaagttcaaataaaaatacaagtcaCCTAATCCCTCAGTTACATATCTGTAGCCATATCACCAGGAAGGAAGCTCATTTTCAGGGATATCTGAGCTCCTAAGAATACAGACAGGTTTGTTGCTGGGGTTTTCAAAACGGGAGTGAGGTTCCATATTCTCGGGAGCCCTAATGGCACAAACAAATGTATCTGGGTTAATGTGTGAAAGTTGTAAGGAGCTTATATCGGGTTATGGACTGGGTAACTGGTTAAGCAGGGGATAGAACTGAGCAATTTATGAACTACAATATGCTTCATCAGGTCATCTGACAGATGCAAGAGGagataaaaaaaggaataaagccTGCTATCCtccagaaacaggaaaaaaacccccacaactcaaccaaaaagcaaacaaaacccagcaaacccaaaaaatcagtttcttcaACTACAGCTATGATCCAATTTGATAACTCTGTGTCTATCTAACTGCtgttaatgagaagaaaattgcCTGTCTTCATTCAGTGAAATCCTCAGCAATAGTCTGCAACTGTGGAATTGTTTGACTCTCCTGTTAAGAGGATGACAGATCTCTATAGCAACATGCTGCTCCATCAGTGGTGGAGGAATTAGAGCAGCTGAGCCTATTTCTAGCcgacaaggaaagaaaatatgcGGTGAGAGCTTCTCGTCTCAGATGTGAAAGACCAGAAGGCAAAAAGCATATGTGAAGTTGAGaagatgttaaatatttttcttttaactgttaTGCCTTGTATCAGCAGTTCAAGTGACAAGTATCTTTAAAGAGAGGCTGTGTACTGCAATAGGAAATACATAACTAGACGGAAACGCAACCTGCATGCAATTGCAAAATTCAAGTTTAAGTTAACTGTATGTTACTACAGTCTACCATTACCTTCAATATCTGTTATCCCATACAGTACAGCAATCCCTTGTATTTCAGCCATTTCTTACACCAAAGCAAAAAGCTCTTACAAATACGGTTTGTGCTTGTGGTGATGATGAAAGTAGGAGAGAGTGAGAAAACCTGTACAATGAATACAACCATCTCGCATGACTGAACCGCTGGCAGCAAGGAAAACAGACTGGGGGTGGAAGCTGACTTGCCACAGAGCTAGAAACAGCTGCGCTCTGTGCAAGTTAATTATTTCATATTGCTCAcaataaatactttaaagtaTCTTACAGGAGTGAAGTCAAACAATGTCAAATTCCAGGTTTATACGCTTCAATAATTACAGTCagaaattcatttaaaatagcaTCTAGAGAAACTATTTAGGATTAcctatatttattttgtgcGTACAAGAATCAATTACATTTCTCCAGACTGACTTTGCGTTACGGCAGTATTTTAATTGCTGATTGTTAGCATGTATCATAGAAGCAGCTATtaagaaatgcaggaaaataataaatttccTCTGCACAATGATCTACGTGTccataaagcaaaataaaaagaaagtataaTACTAGTAATAAAACTCAAAGTCTATTTAGACTCATGTAAACAGCACTAAATATTATTTACAATTTCAATGATAATTCTCTTATACTTTCCCTTCCAAGAGTTCTTCATTCAGACACAGCccaacagacagaaaaacaagctaGTGCATTTTCAATTAATTGCCCgttttttacagtaaaatgcCAATTCTTATTAGTCTTTTAAAGCTCTTTATTCCTCCCACTTACTTAGGATACAACAGCCTGCAACATCATTACAGACTCACATTACAGAGCTTCCCCTAAAATATTTGCTACCAGTTACAAGTCTCCCTTTTTTATTCCTCAAACCTCCCTCCACCTACCTTCTTGCTGTTAATGACAGCAGCAAATACCAAAAAACTGCAAATACTCAAATACTTGGGCTctcattattatttaatttctcaaaGCTGACATGTTATGGTGCCACCAAACAATGCACTTCTAGCACTGTGAGAAGTCCGGTCCTTACTACTACCCTGTGGTGAccacagccagccaggctggcacaggcaggaacAGGAGCTGTGAGATGCAAATGGCTTTTTACTGCGTGCTTGGGCATGTTTTCATCTGCCGAAAGGAAGCGTATTTCTATTTCCAATCCCAATTAGCACTTACTTGAGAGCAGTTGTCAAAATAGGATGAAATATACCATCTCCTCACTCTAACCACACATATTAGCATCTTTTATGGAGGTGACATTACAGCAGTTGCACTAATTTCAGCACAACGAAGCAGGGCAGACCACCAGAGCAGGAGATGAGCACCGCTCTGGAAGCTCAGCTCTTTACCTGGCTTGCACCATTGACACTTCTTGCGAGGAAACTCTCCTTCCGTCCCGAGCAGATGCAGAGCAGGccaacagcagcaagaacaaaacacaaGTAAATCAAGAAGAGCGTCAGAAAGTCCATCCTGAGCCCTGCAACTGCCAGAAGCGGCTGCTCAGTGCCTCGgtgccagccccccagcagtgCCCGGGCCCAGCCGCGCTGCCCACCGCTTGGCTGGAACCGGGGAGCGGCGCAGCCGGCGCACCCCGCTCCCCCACGGGGACACCGCAGTTATTTCAGTGTTCTACCTATTTCTGCACGGCCCGGGACCCTGCCACGGGGCACCCTACtgagagaggggctgggagTCCGCTGGGCCAAGGGCCGGGGCCTGCAGCGGGGCCTGCAGCGGGGCCGGCCCGAGCCCCGCCGCCCAGCCAAGCCCGGGCACCGCCGGCGGGGCCCAGCACCGCGCCGAGAAGGGGAGGACGCTGCCAGGGGCCTGCAGCCTCCGAGCCCCACCGCCGGGCAGCAGGAGCCCGGAGTGACCCGGCGGCACGGTGGGGGCCTGCGGGGCGTCGAAGGCGCCGCTACTGAGGGACCCGGGGGGAGGGCGCCGGCCCGGGACGCGGCGGGGGCAGAACGGGGCCGCCGCTTCTGTCAGCCTCCCGGCGGCAGGGGGCGCACTCGCCGCCCCGCCCGAGGCCGCCCAGCCGATCGCCGAGTCCCCCGGCCGCTCGGGGATCGGCGGCCGCAGCGCCTGGCGCCACCCGGAAGCGGGGGCCGCCCCTCGCCCGGGCCTGCCCCGGCGGAGCAGCTGGGGTGGCGGCTGCCGCGGGCACCGGCAGGGCAGCGCGGGTGCTGCGCGAGCCGTTCAGAAGGTCCGTTTTCAAGGTCGATGCCTCCCTGTGGCCCGGCCGCCCGGGGGGGACCCTGCCCCGGGCTGAAGGGAGCTGCTTGGCGGCCGCAGGCCGggcccagccctgggcagcgcCTCTGCAAATGGAGCGAGAAATCAGCCGTGGGCTCCTGAAGGAGCTgaggctgctgggcagagaCGTTTGTTCTGgccctcttccttcccccacaGCAGAAAGTGAAGATTAAAGCGgtagaaataaaagctaaatttGATAAATCCCAGAGTTGTGTGTAGAGTTCTTACCATCCTGGGCAGCTCATTACCGTGTGAGTTGAGTGCCGCTGTTGTGCTGATTTCTTCTGTTCCCAGAGGATCTGTGTGACACTGCCAACTGGCATGGCACAGCTTGTGTGATTTCTAAGGAATTTGCaaaaatttcttcagatttcttgCCGTTGGTGAAACCTCTAAAGCAAAATCCTTTTGTCTCCTACAGGAGCTCTGAGCATTATATTCTCATCTAATCCGGAGCCTCATGTCACACCATCACGTCGCACATGCTGCAAGAAGTAGGGGAGAGTTTGCTCTAGTACATGCCGGGATCTCACCTAGAACCAGGCTGAGGTGAACTAAAGCTGCAGGAGATAAAGGTCCTGTGCCGGTTCCTTACGTGGCGTGGCTGTCAACTGAAACCGGCCCTGCAGCTGGCGCGGTCCATGCTCTCTGGAGCGCCACTAATGAGCAACCGATTGGGTTACGGTGCCTGGTTAGAATTTGCCATAGAAACTCAGCCAGTTGCTGCTGCCAGGTAACTGATCCAAAAGCTTCGAAACTGCTGTGATGATTTTGCCAGCTCTGGGTCCCagtctgctgctggctggatCTCGGGCACGGCAGGTAAGCCCTTTGAGGGGTGCTCGGGTAGCTTTGGCACCAAGAGGAAATTAATTGGTTTGGCTGAGACACAGTGGCAGGAGGTGAGGTTGAGTTTCAGGAAGGggacctttttttccctggtaaGTTCTTGGCCCCCAGTGCACCAAACCAGAACCTGGTGAGTGAGAAATGAAGGCAAAATATTGCTGGGGCACAGCCACCCCAGAGTGCAGCCTGAGGCACTTTGCTCCTGATGGAGGGCATAgtgaaaaagccattttttcccttcccactgaTGCAGCAAAATTTCTGTACTGCTTCAGGTAGGCTGGAGGTTTGTTTGGGACATTGGATGTAACCTGGCAAGTCTGCCTGCACAGAAGGGGCCCTGGGatggggggctggcagccgtGTGGGCATGAAGCTGTTTATTTGTCTGTGGACAGGCAGGTTTGTACACTGCGGTCCGTGCACCCAGCATGTAGCTGCCTGCACTAttggcaggagctgcagtgagTGCTGCCGAGCAGGGCAccagcaccagtgctgctgaggGGCTCCATCCACTCTTAGTGGCCTTATATGCCGTGCGCAAGGACAAAAGAGTCAGCAAACACTTTAATAGCAGGTTGAGGCTGGGAGATGAAGCTCATTCAATTTAAGTGCTGTGAAAATCAGAAAGTCTTGTCTGATCAAAGTCTAGCAGAAGGTCTTCAAGGAAACAAACTTTTCATTAGCTTGGAATCCCATAACTAGTTTCTTGCCAGGATTAAAATTCGCTGTTTTAAAGTAGTCAAGTCAaaaatggagggaaaagaaCCAATTACTTcacttgctggaaaaaaaaaagtatccatTGGAGTTTTGCCTGCCTGTCTGGGCCGTGAATAGTGACGAAGATGCACTGACGTTTTGTAGGAAGGTGTGTGCACTTCTGCATCAACACGGGAGGGCAGCGCACGCTCCCTGCAACGCCCACCTGTGGATCTCAGCTGCTGAGGAGATTTGTGTTTGTGCAGGACCTGTGAGAAGGGAGCCATGTCCTGTCTCTAGCAGAGCATCACTGACACCAGAGCTGGAGAGGACAGGAGGAGCAGGTCTCCAAGTCCCTCGCAGCAGACATGTATGAACATGAAGGGCGCGAGCGAGAGGAAGACCTTCCATTGCACCGTGCTTACCTTCAGGCTGCGCCAACCAGGTCCCTGCAGCTCTCCTTCATAAGGCTTTACCCAGTCCCTTACCAAGtctcccagctttcctggggaggTTGTTTCCCATCCAGCCCAACGCTGCTGACAgctcagcctgtgccagtgcccagGGAGGACTGGATTGCTGTGTGGTCCTTGATGGGATGCAGACGGCCCCTCCCActggtgccctgcagcaggataTGTAATACCCTAAAACCTCTTAAGCCCTAAGCCCTGAGATTCCTACGTgctgaggaagcagaggagaaaatcagaaatagcAGCTTAACGAACAGTCGGTGCCAGCATGGGGGGTCTCTGCTGTGAAATGCTCTCAGCTGCTTCCTGCTGTGAGGACCCCCactcctctgcagcctggctgagGAGGATCTGGTGAACCCTGGAGAAGTTGGTCCAGAATCCCAAATCCTTGCAGCAAGCAGAAGGTTGTTTGGCAGATGCATACTCCCAGAAATTCTGGTGTCCCTCTCAAATAGCTGGTGGTGGGGTCAACGAGGTCTCGGCACATCCAGCTGCTGTTTGGCAGTGGTGATGGCATGCTGcgtctctgctgctttttgcaaagTGCTGTCGCTTCAGATTTGCCCTGTGGGTGAGGGATTTCTCTCCACAGGCACTAATCTGTTTTACCTCCTTCCAGCTCGTAATTCCCCCCAGATCTGCAGGCTCAGGTCAGCACCAGACTCAGCCAGGACCAGCACAGCAGTTAGTCTGTCCATGCTTCTCTTTGTGATGGAAATAAATTAGgaaaggaagaggcaggaaGGACCTTTCTGTGCCTAGTGCTggctcagagcagctgtaaGGGCACAGGGCTCAAGTAAGAagcctgggaaggggcagccACCCTCTGCCCCGGCTCTACTCCAGCACCGtggcacagcagctgttttGCCCACCCCTGGACTGCTGCTACATGCaagggctgtgcccccagcaccccaggggctgcagcgaGGACGCGGGAGTTGGAGAGATGCCCCTGGGAGCCCTGCGGGTAGGTGGGATGCACTTCCAGGGGTGATGGAGGAGAATCGAGAAAGCCTCAACCCCTTAGTGGGACAAACCTGCTGCTGGTGAGAGCCCGTCAGGCTCGCTTGGATGGCCGCAGACTTCTGTAAGTGCTTCAGCCGTAGGGTGTAGAGGTGGAAAGGGGTgatgcagctccctgcagcaagGTGATGGCCGCTGCTATGCCAGGCTTCGCTGTGGAGCTCAGCCCACAGCGGCTGCACTGGGGCCGTCTCGGTGCTTACTGGGCTCTTGCTGGAGCCTTCAAAACTTGTGCTTTGCTTCCTCAGGGATCCCCTGGTGTTCGGTCACAGATGGATTTCATCCTGCTGTTGCCAAACTTGCCCATGCTTTACTCTCAACACCTCCCCTTTGGTCCTCAACATCTGTACCTGTTAACACGGGCAACAGCTGTGTTTCCTCTTTGAGTAACAACAGTAACAGTAATCCCTGATTTTTATGTAGCATTTTAATCAGCACTGCTGTACAAAAGAGGACAAGACTATTACACTTACAGCGTTAGTGACAGTATATTGCTTGgtcctttttaatatttccttatGAAGGCGGCACTTCTAGTGCCCTCTGTAATACAGCCTTGAGTAGCTGTTTGGCAGAGCAGGTTCAGGTTATTGATACAGATTTCTGCAGTAATGCTGTGTTCCCTGCCCATCCTCACGATTCTGCTCTCAGAGCAAGCTGGTCGGTATTATCTCTGCTGAAAATGGTCATGAGAAGAGTTCCTTTAACCTCCCTGGCCTACAGTAAGGTATTAAAGAATGTTTTTAGCAGTTCTGAATTTTGACCAAGATTTCCTAGGTCTCAAAGGAACAGAATAAATGTCTTTTGGTCATTCAGATCAAAGCTTGAAGAACCACGCCACCCCAATGACAGTGAGGTAGCGCGGTGAAGGGATGcctttgctgtgctggcagaagcACACACCAGAGCGAACTGGGacctgctgggctgcccaggctggggggagcagccGCTCAGTGGGACACAGCAAGAGCCTGCTTCAGAGCTCCTGGGCTCTGTGGCTCTGGGCCTGGTTTGAGACTGTTTGATCCaaagagcaaaaaaatcaaggtgCGTTTGTGAGGATGTTTTCTTGAGCAGCTCTGAGTCCTTGTAgtatctgtaaaataattttcccaggTAAAAGACTGTGTTTCCCTTTTGTAAGTGCTTAATGTGTGTTAAATAACACAGATGGAATAAACACAGGAGTGAAAAGCATCTTCACAGACAGCTAAGATCAAATGAAGAGAAAATCTACATGTGAATTATTTTAGCAAGTCTCAGCAGAAAATGCAGGCACTTACACATCAATGGCATCAAAAGGGCATCCAAATGAGCCATGTAGGTCAGCTGGTCCAATTTATCTTGGGCAAAGATGACTTCTGTAGATGTTTCAGGCTGATGTGCTCGATTTCTCCTTGAGCATCCATGGAGCTGGTCCTAACCCTTCAAACAAACCACAGACAAGTCCTTTTGAAACTCCTCATCTTTGAATTTCAGGATGCTGTGATCAAGTTGATACTATACACAGGACAGGAAGGACACAAAGAAATACTGCCAGGAGAGCTGAGAGGATCTGGCAAATTCTAATGAATGTGCAGTAACTTTGCAGTTGCAAACTGCTAAAATATTGAGTATTGAGAAGAGGTGGTTAAAATAAGGCTGGTTTAGGTCATTGGATGATCTTTTCATTAATGTGACATGCCAGGGAAATGAAGTAATCATTTTGctagagaaataaatacaaacaaatgcCCAAACACAcctcccagggaagcaggggggtgtgtgtgggggttaGGTAAGTGCCACTGATGGCTGAGACAAGGGCTGTGCCAGGCCACAGCCCAGGTGCCAGGTGTAGCCCCGACCTTTCTGGCCAACGCAGCTTCCTCACTGCTAATGGCATtggcactgccagcagcctgaCGGTAGAagaataaaagctattttttagGGAAATATGGAGGAAAAGCATCCCTCTTGGGGCATTTCTTCCCACAGTGGTGCAGCACAGACTAGAACCCCCACACCCAATGGGGTGCACATAGTATCTACAGGAGCTAATGTTAAGGAAGGAAATCTCATCGTaactccttttttcccctctttcttttccagttgcaGCCATGCCAGCAAGCAACCAGGGCTGGCCCGAGGCCTTCGGGTTCAAGATAAGTGGGACCGGTCCGTGCTACATCCTCTGGGTGCAGGAGGGCAGCatcgcagcagcagcaggactgcgGCCTGGTGACGAGGTGCTGGAGATCGAGGGGCAGCCTGTCTCCTCCTTGGGCTCTGAagcactgctggggctggccaggCGCTGCGGCAACGTGCCCCCCAGCATTGGGGTGGTCTCCCGCCTGCAGCACGCTGACATCCCCCCTGGTCCCCAGGGATGCTATGGCTTTGAGCTggcaagcagcagccccccacgAGTGGCC
This genomic window contains:
- the ZDHHC4 gene encoding palmitoyltransferase ZDHHC4 isoform X1, translating into MDFLTLFLIYLCFVLAAVGLLCICSGRKESFLARSVNGASQVLSFVIPSQLQSVTQRVLHRLFHTRSSLFVVLHILLQAAVYGEYTWEVFVYCEELQFHLLLLLLPYLLLAGNVGCFILCSRANPGIITKSNHASLVKIYPYDGVLFQKGIVCPTCNMEKPARSKHCRFCSTCVHRFDHHCVWVNNCIGSFNAKYFFLYLFTLTAMAATIAGITTAFLIQVVLLSNMMYGSYIDDQGQEHAVEILFLIQHLFLTFPRIVFMLGFVILLTLVLGAYCCFNLYLALTNQTSNEWHKSRRYGCSHHVTLQPYDRGVVYKNLYSKGIWMNLKEIFKPPTALERKNA
- the ZDHHC4 gene encoding palmitoyltransferase ZDHHC4 isoform X3, whose amino-acid sequence is MVQARSSLFVVLHILLQAAVYGEYTWEVFVYCEELQFHLLLLLLPYLLLAGNVGCFILCSRANPGIITKSNHASLVKIYPYDGVLFQKGIVCPTCNMEKPARSKHCRFCSTCVHRFDHHCVWVNNCIGSFNAKYFFLYLFTLTAMAATIAGITTAFLIQVVLLSNMMYGSYIDDQGQEHAVEILFLIQHLFLTFPRIVFMLGFVILLTLVLGAYCCFNLYLALTNQTSNEWHKSRRYGCSHHVTLQPYDRGVVYKNLYSKGIWMNLKEIFKPPTALERKNA
- the ZDHHC4 gene encoding palmitoyltransferase ZDHHC4 isoform X2, which gives rise to MLICVVRVRRWYISSYFDNCSQVLSFVIPSQLQSVTQRVLHRLFHTRSSLFVVLHILLQAAVYGEYTWEVFVYCEELQFHLLLLLLPYLLLAGNVGCFILCSRANPGIITKSNHASLVKIYPYDGVLFQKGIVCPTCNMEKPARSKHCRFCSTCVHRFDHHCVWVNNCIGSFNAKYFFLYLFTLTAMAATIAGITTAFLIQVVLLSNMMYGSYIDDQGQEHAVEILFLIQHLFLTFPRIVFMLGFVILLTLVLGAYCCFNLYLALTNQTSNEWHKSRRYGCSHHVTLQPYDRGVVYKNLYSKGIWMNLKEIFKPPTALERKNA